In the genome of Myxococcus virescens, the window CCAAGGACGCGAAGGCGGCTCCGGCCAAGGACGCGAAGGCCCCGGCGAAGAAGTAGTCTGTCGCCTTCAGCGGTCCTTCAGGAGCGGGGCCGGCCCGGTAAGGGGCTGGCCCCGTTTCTCGTTTCGGGAGCCACGTCATGAAGCTCATCGTCGGGCTGGGCAATCCGGGGCGCGAGTACGAGCGGCACCGGCACAACATCGGGTTCATGGTGGTGGAGGCGCTGCTGTCGCGGGCGCGCGCGGAGCTGAACCAGGAGAAGTTCGCGGCCAAGGTCGGCCAGGGCACCCTGGCGGGCGAGCGCGTCCTCTTCGTGGAGCCCCAGACGTTCATGAACCTGTCGGGCCGCTCCGTCGCGGAGGCGGCGCGCTTCTTCAAGGTCCCGATCGCGGACGTGCTCGTCATTCATGACGAGCTGGACCTGCCCCTGGGCCGCCTGCAGCTCAAGGCTGGCGGCGGCAGCGGCGGCCACAACGGCCTCAAGAGCATCGTCTCCAGCCTGGGCGACGAGGGCTTCATCCGCCTGCGCTTCGGCATCGGCAAGCCGGAGGGCCCCAACGCCCGCGAGCGCGTGTCCGGCTACGTCCTGTCCAACTTCGACGACGGCGAGCGCCGGGAGATGGATGCGCTCATCGACCGGGCCATGGACATGACGGAGCTGTGGATCCGCGAAGGGCTGTCAGTGGCCATGAACCGGTTCAACCGGAAGGCCTGAGGCGGGCCCCCAGGCCCCCCCACGGGCTGGCGGACGGGGCGCCCGGCCGCTTGACTTGGCGGGGGGCCCCCCATAGAAGGCCCCTTCCCTCATCGGGGATGACCCGGTGGGATGTTCTTTTCCAGCTTCCCGTGTTGGTACACGGGACGTAGCGCGAGGGTGACGGGCGCGCGGTTTCCCGTCCCCGGCGGTGGGCCTCTCAGGTCCGCTGGCCGTTTCCCCGCTCTCTGGATTCACCGGAGGGCACTCGACCCCAAGGGGAGAGAAAACAATGGCTGAGACGCAGGCCGCGACGCGGCTTCGTGAGTACGAGACCATCTTCCTGGTCAAGCCGGACCTGACGGACGACAACGTGGACAAGCTCAAGGAGCGCGTCCGCGGCATCGTTTCCCGCGAGGGTGGCAAGGTCATCCGCTTCACGGTGTGGGGCAAGAAGAAGACCCTGTTCCCCGTGGCGAAGCAGCCCCGCGCCATCTACGTGCACACCCACTTCCTGGGTGGCGCGAAGCTGGTGGCGGAAATCGAGCGCAACCTCCGCAACCTGGACGAGGTCACCCGCTACATCTCCGTGAAGATCGCGGACGAGGTGGACCCCGAGACGCGTCCGGTGCTCGAGGACGTGAAGCTGGCCGGCGACGTGGAGGAGACCCGTCCGGGCGCTCCCGCGGAGCGCGAGGGTGGCTTCCGCTCCGAGGGTTCCGAGGAGCAGGGCGGCGACTCCGAGGAGGAGTCGTCCGAGGAGGCCTGAGGGCCTTCTGGGTCAATTCGCTAGAGACCATTCCAGGATACGAGAACGCTCATGAGCAACGGAACGGATAGCAAGACGGCCTCTGCCCCCGCCGCCCGCAGCGGTGGTGGCTTCGGCGGTGGTGGTTCGCGCGGTGGAGACCGGGGTGACCGGGGTGACCGCGGTGGTGATCGCGGCGACCGCGGCGGCGGGCTGGGCGGCGACGACGACAAGCGCGGTGGTGGCCGCGGCTTCGGCCGCAAGAAGGTCTGCCGCTTCTGCGCGGAGAAGAACGCGTCGGTGGACTTCAAGGACCAGGCGACGCTGAAGTACTTCGTGACCGAGCGCGGCAAGATCATCCCCCGCCGCATCTCCGGTAACTGCGCCAAGCACCAGCGCGAGGTGGCGGTGGCCATCAAGCGCGCCCGTGGCATCGCGCTCCTCCCCTACAACGCGGTGGTCGGCTAGTCCGCCGGTCCGCACAGGAGACTGAACATGAAGGTCATTCTGCGTGAGGACATCGAGAACCTGGGCAAGTCCGGGGAACTCGTCACCGTGAAGGACGGCTTCGGCCGCAACTTCCTCCTGCCCCGCAAGAAGGCGGTTCTGGCCAGCGAGCAGAACCTCCGCCAGCTGGAGCACGAGAAGGCGGTCATCGCCGCTCGGAACGCCAAGCTGAAGGGCGCGGCCGAGGAGCAGGCGAAGAAGATTGGCGCCATCAAGGTCAGCATCAAGCGCCGCGTGGGCGATCAGGACAAGCTGTTCGGCTCCGTCACGGCGCTGGACATCGCGGAGGCGGTTGCCGCCGAGGGTCAGAGCATCGACCGCCGCCACATCCACCTGCCCGAGCCCATCAAGGCCCTGGGCAACTACGAGGTGGAGCTGCGCCTGCACCGCGACGTCATCGCGAAGATCAAGCTCGAGGTCCTGCCGGAGTAATCCTCCGCGGGCTTCACTGAAGTGAGAGAGGGCCGTCCGGGGCAACCCGGGCGGCCTTTTCCTTTGCGCCCCACCCTGCCCGTCCGGCTCACACCCTCGTGAAACCGGCTGGCGACAGATGCGTGGAGCGCTCGGGGCGCGGTGCGTATCCCGGAGCGGAAGGAGGCTCGCGCATGAGCACCACCGCCACCCCGCACCTCACCGATGAGCACCGCCCGGACCTGGACTGGCTCCGCGTGGTGGCCATCCTCCTGCTGCACCTGTTCCACACCGGGATGATGTTCAACACATGGGACTGGCACGTGAAGAGCGTCCAGGCCCTGCCGTGGCTGGAGCCCCCCATGGAGGTGCTGCATCACCTCCGCATGCCGCTGCTGATGTGCATCTCCGGCCTGGGCACGGCGGTCGCGCTGCGGCGGCGCTCGCTGGGCACCTTCGCCGGGGACCGCGCGAAGCGGCTCCTGGGCCCATTGGTCTTCGGGATGTTCGTCGTGGTGCCGCCGCAAATCTACCTGGAGCAGCTCCAACGAGGGACGTTCCAGGGCAGCTACGCGGACTTCTACCCATCCGTGTTCGGCTTCGAGCCCTACCCCGCCGGCAGCTTCAGCTGGCACCACCTGTGGTTCGTCGCCTACCTCTTCGTCTACTGCCTGCTCGCGCTGCCCCTCTTCGCGGCGCTGCGTACGGCGAGCGGCCAGGCCTGGCTCCAGCGCGCCGAGGCGTGGCTGAGCCGGGGCGGGAACGTGGCGTGGCTGTTCCTGCCACTCGCGCTCAACGAGGTGTTGCTGCGCCGCTTCCCCCAGACGCACGCGCTGCTCGACGACCCGCGAGCCTTCATCCACTTCGGCCTCTTCTTCCTCGGCGGGCACCTGCTGGGCCGGTGTCCTCGCGTCATCGAGCACCTGGTGGCCCGGCGCAAGGCGCTGCTGGGCGCCTGCGGCCTGCTCTTCGCCGTCATGGCGCCGCCGAACGAGTACGCCTTCCCACTGGAGACGCTGGGCCGCACGGCGCTGCAGTGGCTCTTCATCCTCTCGGCCCTGGCGTGGGCGCGGGCCTGCATCCACGTCCGTCGCCCCTGGCTCCGGTACGCGCGCGAGCGGGCCTACCCGTTCTACATCCTCCACCAGACGGTCATCGTCATCGTCGGCTTCGCGGTCGTGGACTGGCCCGTGGGCCCCTGGGGCCTCTTCCTGGCGGTGCTCACGCTGACGTTCAGTCTCACCTGGGGCCTGTGTGAAGGAGTGGCCCGGGTGCCCTGGCTGCGAGCGTGCTTCGGGATGCCGGCTCGCTCGAAACGGGCCGCGCCCATCCACGCCGCCGCCCCAGTGCATACTGCCTGACGACGCCCATGACGCCCTCTCCGCCCCAGGCCGGCCTCGACTGGAAGTGGCCCCGCATCCGCGCGAAGCCGGCGCTGGCGCTGTTGGGCTTCTGCCTGCTCATCGGCCTGTGGATGGGGCTCACGCTGTGGCTCACCATCCTCGGGGACGGCGGCACCCTCCCGGGCGCCCGTCCCTTCCTCTGGGAAATCACCGGGGCGCTCGGCATCTGGGCCGTCATGCCCATCCTCTACACGGCGGTGGTCAACGCACCGAGCCCTCGCATGGGATGGGGGCGCTTCCTGGGCATCCATGCCGTGGCCTTCGTGCTCTTCACCGGCCTGCACACCGCGCTGATGGTGGGGACGCGGCAGCTGCTGTACGCGCTGCTCGGCTGGGGCACCTACGACTATGGCGCGCTCGCCTTCCGCATCCCCATGGAGGCGCAGAAGGACCTCATCTCGTACACGGTCACCGCCACGCTCTGGAGCTTCCTCCAAACCTGGAAGGAGCGTCAGGCACGGGCGCTGCGGGAGGCCTCGCTGGAGGCCGAGTTACGAGCGGCCCAGCTCCAGTCCCTCACCGGGCAGCTCCATCCGCACTTCCTCTTCAACGCCCTGAACACCGTCAGCGCGGTGATGTACGAGGACCTCGCGCGCACGGACCGGCTGCTCAGCGACCTGGGCGGACTGCTGCGCGCCAGCCTGGAGCGGCGCGAGGCCACGTGGACGCTGGGCGAGGAGCGAACCCAGGCCGCGCGCTTCGTGGCCCTTCTAGCCGCGCGCTTCGGCGAGCGGGTGACGGTGCACTGGGACGTGGCCCCCGGCCTGGATGGCGCCCAGGTGCCCTGCTTCGCGCTGCAAGCGCTGGTGGAGAACGCGGTGAAGCACAACCAGGACCGGACAGAGGCGCTGGAGGTGCGCATCCGGGCCCGGGAGGACGGCGCCGGGTGGCGGCTGGAGGTCGAGGACACCGGGCGCGGCTTCCGCACGCCGTCCCCCGCATCCGGCCCCGGTGTGGGGTTGGCCCACCTCGAGCGCATCCTGACGCTGCTCCACGCGGGCCGAGCGCGGCTGGAGCGGAGCCACGGCCCCGAGGGCGGCGCGCGCGTGTCGCTCTGGCTGCCACGGGAGGCCGCGGCATGACGCGCTTCCAGGTGCTCGTGGCCGATGACGAAGCGCCCGCGCGGGCGAAGGTGAAGCGCCTGCTGGCGGAGGACGTGCGCTTCGCGCTGGCGGGCGAAGCGGCGGATGGGACACAGACGTTGAGTCAGGTGAGTGCCCTGCATCCGGACCTGCTGGTGCTCGACGTGCAGATGCCCGGTCTCACCGGCTTCGAGGTGCTTGAGGCCCTGGGCCCGGAGCACTGCCCCGCAGTCATCTTCTCCACCGCGTACGACGCCTTCGCGTTGGCGGCTTTCGAGGCGCAGGCGGTGGACTACCTCTTGAAGCCCTACGACGCGGAGCGCTTCGGCCGGGCGCTCGACAAGGCCCATGCGGTGCTCCGCAGCGGGCTGCCGGACACCGCGCGGCTCCAGTCCCTGCTAGCGGAGCTGGGGCGGGCACCCGCGGGCCGTCCGTTGGAGCGGCTGGTGGTGAAGGTAGGCGAGGCCTGGGTGCCCCTGCCGCTGGCGGACGTCTGGCGCCTGTCGGCCGAGGACAAGTACGTGCGGCTCTACACGGGCCAGGGCGAGCACCTGGTGCGACAGACGCTCCGCGCCCTGGAGGAGCGGCTGGACCCCTCACGCTTCGTCCGGGTGCACCGGGGCGACATCGTCAATCTGGACGCGGTGGCCCGCCTGGAGCCGTGGAGCCACGGGGATGGAATCCTCGTCCTCAAGGACGGGAGCTCCGTCGTGCTCAGCCGCACCTGGCGTGAAGCGTTCCTCCGGGCGTGGGGACTGGAGGGGTAGGCGTCGCTGCTACAGGGCTGTGGCAGCAAATTTGGTTGTGTCAGCCCTGCCTGTAGAGTGGGCGGGCTGCCATGGAGAACGTCCACGAGTTCAGAGAGGGTCGGAAGGTCCACGAGGACCTCGCCGCGGAGCGCGCCGTACTGGGCGCCGTGCTGGCGGACAACACGCTCATCGCCGCGGTAGGCGAGGTCGTCCACCCAGAGGATTTCTCCAGCCCCGCACACGCCCAGATTTTCGAGGCGATGCTGAAGCTCGACGGCCAGTCGAGACAGGTGGACCACCTGACGCTGGCCGAGGAGCTGAAGGTGTTGGGCCACCTGGTGTCGGTGGGCGGCCCGGCCTACCTGATGCGTCTGGACCAGGTGGTGCCCATCGCGTCCAACGCGGTCCAGTACGCGCAGATCGTCAAGGACCAGGCCATCCGCCGCCGCCTGGCCCAGGCGGGCAGGGAGATCCAGGACCTCGCCAGCCAGGAGACGGGCGAGCTGGAGGTGCTGCTCGACGAGGCCGAGCGCAAGGTGTTCCTCCTCGCGGAGAAGAAGCGCGAGGGCGACCTGCGCCCGGTCAGCGAGCTGATGGAGCATACGCTCGACCTGCTCGACAAGATGAAGGCGGCGGCCACGGGCATCACGGGCCTGTCCACCGGCTACATCGACCTGGACAACCAGCTCACCGGCCTGCACGCCGGCGAGCTCATCATCCTCGCGGCGCGTCCCGGCATCGGCAAGACGTCCTTCGCGATGAACATCGCGGTGCACGCGGCGCTGAAGGAGAACAAGGCCGTCGGCATCTTCAGCCTCGAAATGCCCGCCGACCAGCTGCTGATGCGTCTGCTGGCCTCCACCGCGCGCGTGGACATGAAGAAGCTGCGTGGCGGCCGGCTGACGCCGCACGACGAGGAGAAGTTCCAGGAGATGGCGGGCGCGCTCTACAACGCGCCCATCTACATCGACGACTCAGGCGGCCTGTCCCCGTTCGACCTGCGCGCCAAGGCCCGCCGCGTGAAGCAGCGCGACCCGCGCCTGTCGCTCATCGTCATCGACTACCTCCAGCTCATGCATCAGAAGGGCAAGGTGGAGAGCCGCCAGCTCGAGGTCGCCGAAATCTCCCGCGCGTTGAAGCAGCTCGCCAAGGAGCTGGAGGTGCCCATCATCGCGCTCAGTCAGCTCAGCCGAAAGGTGGAGGACCGCAAGGACGGCAAGCCCCTGCTGTCAGACCTGCGTGAGTCCGGCTCCATCGAGCAGGACGCCGACGTGGTGATGTTCATCCACCGTGAGACGTCTGACGAGGGCCCCGACGGGCAGCCTGCGCAGCAGTCGAACACCGTCATCCCCGTGGAGCTCATCGTCGCCAAGCAGCGTAACGGCCCCATCGGCTCCATCGACCTGGTGTTCCTGGCCGAGTACACCCGCTTCGAGAGCCGGTCTCGAAGCGAGTAGCAACCCTCCGCGTTCGCGCGGGCGCGGTGTACATCGCACCCGCCCCTGTCGGTTCACAGGGAGCAGCGGCTTCGACCTACTCCGAGCCCGTACGCAGGTAGCGCACGACCAGCGCGCGGGCCGAGCGCACCGCCGTCTCCAGCGTCCGTCCCCGCCCCAACTCCGTGGCGAGCGCGGACGCCAGCCGACACCCCGTGCCCCGGCGGCCGGGGGCGCGCGCCAATCTCTTGCCCTCCAGCACTCGCACGCGGCCCGGCGTGGCCAGGACGTCCGCCAACCCCTGCGTGTCCGGCAAGTGCCCGCCCTTCACCAGCACCGCGCAAAAGCCGTGCTGTGCCAGTGCCTCCGCGGCCTCGACAGCCTCGTCCACCGTGCGCGCGACGGGGCGTCCCAGCAGCCAGCCCGCTT includes:
- the pth gene encoding aminoacyl-tRNA hydrolase, translated to MKLIVGLGNPGREYERHRHNIGFMVVEALLSRARAELNQEKFAAKVGQGTLAGERVLFVEPQTFMNLSGRSVAEAARFFKVPIADVLVIHDELDLPLGRLQLKAGGGSGGHNGLKSIVSSLGDEGFIRLRFGIGKPEGPNARERVSGYVLSNFDDGERREMDALIDRAMDMTELWIREGLSVAMNRFNRKA
- the rpsF gene encoding 30S ribosomal protein S6, whose product is MAETQAATRLREYETIFLVKPDLTDDNVDKLKERVRGIVSREGGKVIRFTVWGKKKTLFPVAKQPRAIYVHTHFLGGAKLVAEIERNLRNLDEVTRYISVKIADEVDPETRPVLEDVKLAGDVEETRPGAPAEREGGFRSEGSEEQGGDSEEESSEEA
- the rpsR gene encoding 30S ribosomal protein S18: MSNGTDSKTASAPAARSGGGFGGGGSRGGDRGDRGDRGGDRGDRGGGLGGDDDKRGGGRGFGRKKVCRFCAEKNASVDFKDQATLKYFVTERGKIIPRRISGNCAKHQREVAVAIKRARGIALLPYNAVVG
- the rplI gene encoding 50S ribosomal protein L9, which translates into the protein MKVILREDIENLGKSGELVTVKDGFGRNFLLPRKKAVLASEQNLRQLEHEKAVIAARNAKLKGAAEEQAKKIGAIKVSIKRRVGDQDKLFGSVTALDIAEAVAAEGQSIDRRHIHLPEPIKALGNYEVELRLHRDVIAKIKLEVLPE
- a CDS encoding acyltransferase family protein — its product is MSTTATPHLTDEHRPDLDWLRVVAILLLHLFHTGMMFNTWDWHVKSVQALPWLEPPMEVLHHLRMPLLMCISGLGTAVALRRRSLGTFAGDRAKRLLGPLVFGMFVVVPPQIYLEQLQRGTFQGSYADFYPSVFGFEPYPAGSFSWHHLWFVAYLFVYCLLALPLFAALRTASGQAWLQRAEAWLSRGGNVAWLFLPLALNEVLLRRFPQTHALLDDPRAFIHFGLFFLGGHLLGRCPRVIEHLVARRKALLGACGLLFAVMAPPNEYAFPLETLGRTALQWLFILSALAWARACIHVRRPWLRYARERAYPFYILHQTVIVIVGFAVVDWPVGPWGLFLAVLTLTFSLTWGLCEGVARVPWLRACFGMPARSKRAAPIHAAAPVHTA
- a CDS encoding sensor histidine kinase, giving the protein MTPSPPQAGLDWKWPRIRAKPALALLGFCLLIGLWMGLTLWLTILGDGGTLPGARPFLWEITGALGIWAVMPILYTAVVNAPSPRMGWGRFLGIHAVAFVLFTGLHTALMVGTRQLLYALLGWGTYDYGALAFRIPMEAQKDLISYTVTATLWSFLQTWKERQARALREASLEAELRAAQLQSLTGQLHPHFLFNALNTVSAVMYEDLARTDRLLSDLGGLLRASLERREATWTLGEERTQAARFVALLAARFGERVTVHWDVAPGLDGAQVPCFALQALVENAVKHNQDRTEALEVRIRAREDGAGWRLEVEDTGRGFRTPSPASGPGVGLAHLERILTLLHAGRARLERSHGPEGGARVSLWLPREAAA
- a CDS encoding LytR/AlgR family response regulator transcription factor, producing the protein MTRFQVLVADDEAPARAKVKRLLAEDVRFALAGEAADGTQTLSQVSALHPDLLVLDVQMPGLTGFEVLEALGPEHCPAVIFSTAYDAFALAAFEAQAVDYLLKPYDAERFGRALDKAHAVLRSGLPDTARLQSLLAELGRAPAGRPLERLVVKVGEAWVPLPLADVWRLSAEDKYVRLYTGQGEHLVRQTLRALEERLDPSRFVRVHRGDIVNLDAVARLEPWSHGDGILVLKDGSSVVLSRTWREAFLRAWGLEG
- the dnaB gene encoding replicative DNA helicase → MENVHEFREGRKVHEDLAAERAVLGAVLADNTLIAAVGEVVHPEDFSSPAHAQIFEAMLKLDGQSRQVDHLTLAEELKVLGHLVSVGGPAYLMRLDQVVPIASNAVQYAQIVKDQAIRRRLAQAGREIQDLASQETGELEVLLDEAERKVFLLAEKKREGDLRPVSELMEHTLDLLDKMKAAATGITGLSTGYIDLDNQLTGLHAGELIILAARPGIGKTSFAMNIAVHAALKENKAVGIFSLEMPADQLLMRLLASTARVDMKKLRGGRLTPHDEEKFQEMAGALYNAPIYIDDSGGLSPFDLRAKARRVKQRDPRLSLIVIDYLQLMHQKGKVESRQLEVAEISRALKQLAKELEVPIIALSQLSRKVEDRKDGKPLLSDLRESGSIEQDADVVMFIHRETSDEGPDGQPAQQSNTVIPVELIVAKQRNGPIGSIDLVFLAEYTRFESRSRSE